The Streptomyces pratensis genomic interval TTCGATGTCGGCGAGGTGCTGGTCGATAAGCGCCGTGACGTGTGCGTAAGGGGCCTGGCCGCCGTCACGCAGGGCGAGGACGGACCGGATTTCGGCGAGGCTGAGGCCTGCCCCCTGGGCGTCGCGGATGAAGTCGAGCGGGGCTTTCGCCTGCTCGGGGTAGTCGCGGTAGCCGCTCGGGGTGCGGGGGCGGGCCGGGCATCAGGCCGGTCTGCTCGTAGAAGTGGATGGTCTTGGTGGTCAGCCCGCTGGCCGCCGCGAGCTCGCCGATGCGCATGCCTCCACGTTACCGCTTGACCTTCCAGTGCGCTGGAAGGTCAAGCATCGGGGCAGGATGATGAGCTGGGAGGGTGAGCAGGATGCGGATCACGGTGCTGACGGTTCCGGAGTGCCCGAACGCCCCACTGGCCTTGGAGCGGATCACCGCGGCACTGGCGGGGCGGGCGGCGCAGACGGAACTGGTCGAGATCCACGACCCGGACCAGGCCGCCACGCGCGGGATGAACGGCTCGCCGACAATCCTTCTGGACGGCGTGGACCCCTTCGCGCCAGCCGGGGCGGTGCCGAGCGTGTCGTGCCGCCTGTACCGGGACGCCGACGGCGAAGTTACCGGCGCCCCCAGTGTGGCCGCGCTGCGCGAGGCCCTCACCGGTGCCAACCAGGTGAGCGCTGCCGCACCGGTGGGACTGCTGTGAGACAGACGCTCTCGATGCGGTCGGGCGGGCCGGGCGGGGACGCCGTGCACCCGCCGAGCAGGGCCTGCGGGCGGTGCACCAGGCGGTGCTGCGGTACTTCGCCGAAACCGGGACAGCCCCCGGTCCCGAGGTGCTGGAGCCGGTAGCCGAACAGGCGGGCCGGACGGCCAGAGAGCTGCTGGCCGAGCTGGCCGCCGAGGACTTCCTGACCCTGGACGAGGCCGGGCAGATCACGCGGCGTACCCCTTCTGCGCCGTACCGACCCGTCACCGCGTACAGATCGATGGCGGTGTAGAGGTGTGGTCCATGTGCGCGATCGACGCACTCGGAATTCCCCCCATGCTGGAAGCGGATGCGGTGATCACTTCCTCGGACCCGGTGAATGGCGAGCAGGTCACCATCACGACCCGGGGCGAGGCGGCCACCTGGGAGCCGGAAGACGCGGTGGTGTTCGTCGGGCAGCGACCAGGCGGCGGGCCCGCGGCTACCGCATGCTGCGACGCGCTGAACTTCTTCACCTCCACCGCCTCCGCCTCCGCCCAAACCTGGATCAACGATCACCCGGGTATCCCCGG includes:
- a CDS encoding MerR family DNA-binding transcriptional regulator; this encodes MRIGELAAASGLTTKTIHFYEQTGLMPGPPPHPERLPRLPRAGESPARLHPRRPGGRPQPRRNPVRPRPA
- a CDS encoding alkylmercury lyase family protein, with protein sequence MCAIDALGIPPMLEADAVITSSDPVNGEQVTITTRGEAATWEPEDAVVFVGQRPGGGPAATACCDALNFFTSTASASAQTWINDHPGIPGRVVTQAQAEEIAQQTFGPLLAP